From one Plasmodium yoelii strain 17X genome assembly, chromosome: 12 genomic stretch:
- a CDS encoding nucleotidyltransferase, putative, which translates to MNSNFLSMISKIIKKNKKIYNLSYCSNINSLSQFTLPVIVNLNFVYQFSTIKNQYIHHDRIHEINKKIQLTNFKVAKDLSDNISNSDESDDEIYMLEKNNGNKEYYRKIEDDNYYSSKINQEKERDNGTNIYLHKNNNDKNRTHNSRHNEISKFPNNEHLEIKKVLNQCITQSEQLYYNRESNKINTLNEELNKLEIALRPSQNDIKNIKMFLNFLQNEINKQFKNCHVTPFGSVINGFWMKNSDIDICIQIPILLNRKDQINFLKKICLILNNYHNGIIEQRFSAKVPIIHFYCDDHKNSFQLSCDISVNNILAVINSKLIQKYVSIDKRLQLMGIALKYWSKKRNINDRSKGFLSSFSLILMAIHFLQYVMEPKILISLQDISIRRNEKSFYVMGVDCKYCQDDAIIRDELKKMNIQNGVVSSDDKNYDHASHVDISTLMLEFFKFYGYKYKSGIIAIRDINNYYENFTSLKSYESYYLFVDNPFEIGKNVANILPQNYKTIIYEMKRAYKILKNNGTWEDVCRSTDNLIYS; encoded by the coding sequence atgaaCTCTAACTTTTTGTCGATGatttcaaaaataataaaaaaaaataaaaaaatatataatttaagtTATTGTTCAAATATAAACAGTTTGTCACAATTCACATTACCAGTTATAGTGAATTTGAATTTTGTATATCAATTTAGTACTATAAAAAATCAATATATACATCATGATAGAAtacatgaaataaataaaaaaatccaattaacaaattttaagGTTGCTAAAGACCTTTCGGATAACATTAGTAATAGTGATGAGTCAGatgatgaaatatatatgctagagaaaaataatggaaataaagagtattatagaaaaattgaagatgataattattattcTAGCAAAATAAATCAAGAAAAAGAAAGAGATAATggtacaaatatatatttacataaaaataataatgataaaaataggACACACAATTCTAGGCATAATGAAATTTCCAAATTTCCAAATAATGAACActtggaaataaaaaaagtccTAAACCAATGCATAACACAATCTGaacaattatattataatagagaaagtaataaaataaacactTTAAATGAAGAACTAAATAAATTAGAAATAGCATTAAGACCATCTCAAAATGATattaagaatataaaaatgtttttaaattttttacaaaatgaaattaataaacaatttaaaaattgtcATGTTACTCCATTTGGTTCTGTTATTAATGGTTTTTGGATGAAAAATAGTGACATAGATATATGCATACAAATTCCAATTCTTCTTAATAGAAAAGATCagataaattttttaaaaaaaatatgtttaatattaaataattatcataacGGAATAATTGAACAAAGATTTTCAGCAAAAGTAccaataatacatttttattgtgATGATCATAAAAATTCATTTCAACTATCATGTGATATTTCagtaaataatattttagcaGTAATTAATTCAAAATTAATTCAAAAATATGTAAGTATAGATAAAAGATTACAATTAATGGGAATAGCTTTAAAATATTGgtcaaaaaaaagaaatataaatgatagaTCAAAAGGGTTTTTATCATccttttcattaattttaatggcaattcattttttacaatatGTTATGGAgccaaaaatattaatttcacTTCAAGATATATCAATCAGAAGAAATGAAAAATCTTTTTATGTTATGGGTGTTGATTGTAAGTATTGCCAAGACGATGCTATTATAAGAGAcgaactaaaaaaaatgaatatccAAAATGGTGTAGTAAGTAGcgatgataaaaattatgaccaTGCTAGCCATGTAGACATTTCAACCTTAATGTTagaattttttaagttttatggctataaatataaaagtggTATAATAGCTATACGtgacataaataattattatgaaaattttacaTCATTGAAAAGCTACGAATCCTATTACCTTTTCGTTGATAACCCATTCGAAATAGGAAAAAACGTTGCTAATATTTTAcctcaaaattataaaacaattatatatgagATGAAACGagcatataaaattttaaaaaacaacGGAACATGGGAGGATGTGTGTAGATCGACAGACAACCTAATTTATTCCTAG
- a CDS encoding methionine aminopeptidase 1b, putative, with translation MSDNTKQSNNTSSNQNYNNISKGCDTKKEQVLENQKCSNNIDFSKCSNNSDFPKCDNTYEDSTSLKREDKNIEIEESSNNNLVCKGCGENLTKKLSCPVCLKNKINSYFCNQECFKRSWKEHSKMHKSEKENNEKDENKGTKQIEKNNFTEITIKELLPQNYDPTNRKYWIYDNHLSNFINYDFTGNLRPWPISKMNYVPDHIEKPDYAITSIPASELKYKRKSDIYVNNSDEIERIKEACILGRKTLDYAHSLVCPGITTDEIDKKVHDFIIKNNAYPSPLNYYEFPKSCCTSVNEIVCHGIPDYRPLQNGDIINIDISVYYKGVHADLNETYFVGENISNEAKQLVETCYFSLMEAIKKCKPGMLYKNLGNIIDAYVSKKHFSVIRTYSGHGVGKLFHSNPTIPHFRKNKAVGIMKPGHVFTIEPMINQGHYADVLWPDKWTCATADGKLSAQFEHTLLVTQTGVEILTKRFPDSPSLGFDTKDELYIM, from the coding sequence ATGTCTGATAATACAAAGCAGAGTAATAATACTAGTAGCAATCAGAACTACAATAATATTAGCAAAGGATGTGATACAAAAAAGGAGCAAGTATTAGAAAACCAAAAATGTAGCAACAATATTGATTTTTCAAAATGTAGCAACAATAGTGATTTTCCAAAATGTGACAATACTTATGAAGATTCTACATCACTTAAAAgagaagataaaaatatagaaatcgAAGAATCAAGCAATAATAATTTAGTATGTAAAGGATGTGGGGAAAATCtaacaaaaaaattgagTTGCCCTGTatgtttaaaaaacaaaataaacagCTATTTTTGTAATCAAGAGTGTTTTAAACGTTCATGGAAAGAACATTCTAAAATGCATAAAAGTGAAAAGGAGAATAATGAAAAGGATGAAAATAAAGGAACAAaacaaattgaaaaaaacaattttacagaaataacaataaaagaATTATTGCCACAAAATTATGACCCTACTAATAGAAAATATTGGATTTATGATAATCATTtaagtaattttataaattatgattTTACAGGAAACCTAAGACCATGGCCTATatcaaaaatgaattatgtaCCTGACCATATTGAAAAGCCAGATTATGCCATTACTTCAATACCTGCATCAGAAttgaaatataaaagaaaaagtgatatatatgtaaataatagTGATGAAATTGAAAGAATAAAAGAAGCATGTATATTAGGTAGGAAAACTTTAGATTATGCTCATTCATTAGTTTGTCCAGGAATAACAACTGATGAAATTGATAAAAAAGTTCatgattttataattaaaaataatgcatATCCATCCccattaaattattatgaattTCCAAAATCTTGTTGTACATCTGTAAATGAGATAGTATGTCATGGTATACCAGATTATAGACCATTACAAAATGgagatattataaatatagatataagCGTATATTATAAAGGTGTACATGCAGATTTAAATGAAACGTATTTTGTTggagaaaatatatcaaatgaAGCTAAACAACTTGTAGAAACTtgttatttttcattaatggaagcaattaaaaaatgtaaaccTGGtatgttatataaaaatCTTGGAAATATTATAGATGCTTATGTATCTAAAAAACACTTTTCAGTTATTCGTACGTATTCAGGACATGGGGTAGGAAAATTATTTCATTCGAATCCAACTATACCtcattttagaaaaaataaagctGTAGGAATAATGAAACCAGGTCATGTATTTACAATTGAACCTATGATTAATCAAGGACATTATGCAGATGTTTTATGGCCAGATAAATGGACATGCGCAACTGCTGATGGAAAATTATCAGCACAATTTGAACACACTTTATTAGTTACTCAAACTGGAGTTGAAATATTGACAAAAAGATTTCCTGATTCCCCAAGTCTTGGATTTGATACAAAAGATGAGCTATACATTATGtga